From Bradyrhizobium symbiodeficiens, the proteins below share one genomic window:
- a CDS encoding chloride channel protein has translation MLWPLSTRHKRLFKLTSARWQRQAIFLLGGICVGAIAVALAQLADLAQHAFGLLLAKSRYAVLAVTPLGFVLSAYLTIRLFPNAQGSGIPQAIAARHLTDQRARESLVSMRIAIGKVILTLFGLLCGGSVGREGPTVQVGASIMFALGRVSPRRQPGLILAGAAAGVAAAFNTPLAGIVFGIEEMSRAFETRTSSLIIAAVIAAGLTSLALAGNYAYFGSSAMSLARGPDWLAVPLCGVAGGLAGGLFSRIVITMARGGKNSLGRAIKGHPLWFAFACGLAVAICGLVSGDTIYGTGYDQVKTALEHGSPLPQDFGVLKLLATAFAAISGIPGGIFAPSLAVGAGIGSNIASFFHDAPLGAIMLLGMVSYFAGVVQAPITAFVIVTEMTDNHGMVVPLMAAALIAHVTSRMICEEGIYHALAKGFVERATHPQDAKAPPASN, from the coding sequence ATGCTCTGGCCCCTGTCGACCCGCCATAAACGCCTCTTCAAGCTGACGTCGGCGCGATGGCAGCGGCAGGCGATCTTCCTGCTCGGCGGGATCTGTGTCGGTGCCATAGCGGTGGCGCTGGCACAGCTCGCCGATCTCGCCCAGCATGCCTTCGGGCTGCTGCTCGCGAAGTCCCGCTATGCCGTGCTGGCGGTGACGCCACTCGGCTTCGTGCTCTCGGCCTATCTGACCATTCGTCTATTCCCGAACGCGCAGGGCAGCGGAATTCCGCAAGCCATCGCCGCACGGCATCTGACCGATCAGCGCGCGCGAGAGAGCCTGGTCTCGATGCGGATCGCGATCGGAAAGGTGATCCTCACTCTGTTCGGTCTGTTGTGCGGCGGCTCCGTTGGCCGGGAAGGTCCGACAGTGCAGGTGGGGGCATCCATCATGTTCGCGCTCGGCCGCGTCTCGCCGCGCCGCCAGCCCGGCTTGATTCTGGCCGGCGCCGCCGCAGGCGTCGCTGCAGCCTTCAATACGCCGCTGGCCGGAATCGTCTTCGGCATCGAGGAGATGAGCCGCGCCTTCGAGACCCGCACGTCCAGCCTCATCATTGCGGCCGTGATCGCGGCTGGCCTGACCTCGCTGGCGCTGGCGGGCAATTACGCCTATTTCGGCAGCAGCGCGATGTCGCTGGCGCGTGGCCCGGACTGGCTGGCCGTTCCGCTCTGTGGTGTGGCCGGCGGTCTGGCGGGCGGCCTGTTCAGCCGCATCGTCATCACGATGGCGCGGGGGGGCAAGAATTCGCTCGGACGCGCGATCAAGGGGCATCCACTCTGGTTTGCATTCGCATGTGGACTGGCCGTCGCGATCTGCGGCCTGGTATCCGGCGATACGATCTATGGCACCGGCTATGACCAGGTGAAGACGGCGCTGGAGCACGGCTCGCCGCTGCCGCAGGATTTCGGCGTGCTCAAGCTGCTGGCGACGGCCTTTGCCGCGATCAGCGGCATACCCGGCGGTATTTTCGCGCCGTCGCTTGCCGTCGGTGCCGGCATCGGCAGCAACATCGCCTCGTTCTTCCACGATGCGCCGCTCGGCGCGATCATGCTGCTCGGCATGGTCTCGTACTTCGCCGGCGTGGTTCAGGCGCCGATCACGGCGTTCGTGATCGTGACCGAGATGACGGACAATCACGGCATGGTCGTGCCATTGATGGCGGCCGCGCTGATCGCGCACGTGACCTCGCGAATGATCTGCGAGGAGGGCATCTATCACGCGCTGGCAAAAGGCTTTGTCGAACGTGCGACGCATCCGCAGGATGCGAAGGCGCCGCCCGCTTCGAACTGA
- a CDS encoding SDR family NAD(P)-dependent oxidoreductase, with protein sequence MNIDLSGKTALVTGSTAGIGHAIAKGLAGSGASVVINGRGQDKVDAAVRKLEGTGTKVRGIAADVSTAAGCKALVAALPEVDILINNAGIFEPKDFFDIPDEDWSRFFEVNVMSGVRLSRAYMKGMLKRNWGRIVFISSESGLNIPVEMIHYGMSKTAQLSVARGLAQLTRGTAVTVNSVLPGPTMSEGVETFVKDLAKQNGQSVDEAAANFVEQHRPSSLLQRFASVDEIANMVVYVASKQASATNGAALRAEGGIVNTIA encoded by the coding sequence ATGAACATCGACCTTTCCGGAAAGACCGCCCTCGTGACTGGCTCGACTGCCGGCATCGGTCACGCCATCGCCAAAGGCCTCGCCGGCTCGGGCGCCAGTGTCGTGATCAACGGCCGGGGCCAGGACAAGGTCGATGCCGCGGTGCGCAAGCTGGAAGGGACGGGCACGAAGGTGCGCGGAATCGCTGCCGACGTCTCGACTGCCGCAGGCTGCAAGGCGCTGGTTGCGGCGCTGCCTGAGGTCGACATCCTCATCAACAACGCCGGCATCTTCGAGCCCAAGGATTTCTTCGACATCCCGGACGAGGACTGGAGCCGCTTCTTCGAGGTCAACGTGATGAGCGGCGTGCGGCTGTCGCGGGCCTACATGAAGGGCATGCTCAAGCGCAACTGGGGCCGCATCGTCTTCATCTCTTCGGAGTCCGGGCTCAATATTCCCGTCGAGATGATCCACTACGGAATGAGCAAGACAGCCCAGCTCTCAGTCGCGCGCGGCCTGGCGCAGCTCACTCGCGGCACGGCTGTTACCGTCAATTCCGTGCTGCCGGGACCGACGATGTCGGAGGGCGTCGAGACCTTCGTGAAGGATCTTGCCAAGCAGAACGGGCAGTCGGTCGATGAGGCCGCCGCCAATTTCGTCGAGCAGCATCGCCCGAGCTCGCTGCTGCAACGCTTCGCCAGCGTCGACGAGATCGCCAACATGGTGGTCTATGTCGCCTCGAAGCAGGCGTCCGCGACCAACGGTGCGGCGCTGCGTGCCGAGGGCGGCATCGTCAATACGATCGCCTGA
- the rplQ gene encoding 50S ribosomal protein L17: protein MRHGKVHRKLNRTAEHRRAMFANMCAALIKHEQIVTTLPKAKELRPIVEKLVTLGKKGGLAMRRQAISEMRDKDQVRKLFDVLAARYKDRQGGYTRIIKAGFRYGDNAPMAVIEFVDRDVDAKGQDSGPVQEKEAEAA from the coding sequence ATGCGTCACGGCAAGGTTCATCGGAAGCTCAATCGCACGGCCGAGCATCGCCGCGCGATGTTCGCCAACATGTGCGCTGCGCTGATCAAGCACGAGCAGATCGTCACCACGCTGCCGAAGGCGAAGGAATTGCGTCCGATCGTCGAGAAGCTCGTCACCCTCGGCAAGAAGGGCGGGCTGGCGATGCGCCGCCAGGCGATCTCCGAGATGCGCGACAAGGACCAGGTCAGGAAACTGTTCGACGTGCTGGCGGCTCGCTACAAGGACCGTCAGGGCGGCTACACCCGCATCATCAAGGCCGGCTTCCGCTACGGCGACAACGCCCCGATGGCCGTGATCGAGTTCGTCGATCGCGACGTCGACGCCAAGGGCCAGGATTCCGGTCCGGTGCAGGAAAAGGAAGCCGAGGCGGCGTAA
- a CDS encoding DNA-directed RNA polymerase subunit alpha codes for MGETVTIQKNWQELIRPNKLQVQPGSDPSRFATIVAEPLERGFGQTLGNALRRILLSSLQGAAVQSVHIDGVLHEFSSIAGVREDVTDIVLNIKDISIKMQGEGPKRMVVKKSGPGVVTAGDIQTVGDVVVLNPDLQICTLDEGAEIRMEFTVATGKGYVPAERNRPEDAPIGLIPVDSLYSPVRKVSYKVENTREGQILDYDKLTMTIETNGALTPDDSVAYAARILQDQLNVFVNFEEPRKEVAQEIIPDLAFNPAFLKKVDELELSVRSANCLKNDNIVYIGDLVQKSEAEMLRTPNFGRKSLNEIKEVLAQMGLHLGMEVPGWPPENIDELAKRFEDHY; via the coding sequence ATGGGTGAAACAGTGACGATCCAGAAAAATTGGCAAGAACTGATTCGACCGAACAAGCTCCAGGTGCAGCCCGGCAGCGATCCCTCGCGTTTTGCGACCATCGTCGCCGAGCCGCTCGAGCGCGGCTTCGGCCAGACGCTCGGCAACGCGCTGCGCCGCATCCTGCTCTCCTCGCTCCAGGGCGCAGCGGTGCAGTCGGTGCACATCGACGGCGTGCTGCACGAGTTCTCCTCGATCGCGGGCGTTCGTGAGGACGTCACCGATATCGTGCTCAACATCAAGGACATCTCGATCAAGATGCAGGGCGAAGGCCCCAAGCGCATGGTCGTGAAGAAGTCCGGCCCGGGCGTCGTCACCGCAGGCGACATCCAGACCGTCGGCGACGTCGTCGTGCTCAACCCGGACCTGCAGATCTGCACCCTCGACGAGGGCGCCGAGATCCGCATGGAGTTCACGGTGGCCACCGGCAAGGGCTACGTGCCCGCCGAGCGCAACCGTCCCGAGGATGCGCCGATCGGCCTGATCCCGGTCGACAGCCTGTACTCGCCGGTCCGCAAGGTCTCCTACAAGGTCGAGAACACCCGTGAGGGTCAGATCCTCGACTACGACAAGCTGACCATGACGATCGAGACCAACGGCGCGCTGACGCCGGATGATTCGGTGGCCTATGCCGCTCGCATCCTCCAGGATCAGCTCAACGTGTTCGTCAACTTCGAAGAGCCGCGCAAGGAAGTCGCCCAGGAGATCATCCCGGACCTCGCCTTCAACCCGGCCTTCCTCAAGAAGGTGGACGAGCTCGAACTGTCGGTGCGCTCGGCCAATTGCTTGAAGAACGACAACATCGTCTACATCGGCGACCTCGTCCAGAAGAGCGAAGCCGAAATGCTCCGCACCCCGAACTTCGGCCGCAAGTCGCTGAACGAGATCAAGGAAGTGCTGGCCCAGATGGGTCTGCATCTCGGCATGGAAGTGCCGGGCTGGCCGCCGGAGAACATCGACGAGCTCGCCAAGCGCTTCGAGGATCACTACTGA
- the rpsK gene encoding 30S ribosomal protein S11 encodes MGKEATRVRRRERKNIASGVAHVNSSFNNTTITITDAQGNTIAWSSAGTMGFKGSRKSTPYAAQVAAEDVSKKAQEHGMRTLEVEVAGPGSGRESALRALQAAGFTVTSIRDVTTIPHNGCRPRKRRRV; translated from the coding sequence ATGGGCAAGGAAGCCACCCGCGTTCGTCGTCGTGAGCGCAAGAACATCGCCTCCGGCGTCGCGCACGTGAACTCGTCGTTCAACAACACGACCATCACCATCACCGACGCGCAGGGCAACACGATTGCCTGGTCTTCCGCCGGCACGATGGGCTTCAAGGGCTCGCGCAAGTCGACCCCGTACGCCGCGCAGGTTGCCGCCGAAGACGTGTCCAAGAAGGCGCAGGAACACGGCATGCGCACGCTGGAAGTCGAAGTCGCAGGTCCCGGTTCGGGCCGCGAATCGGCGCTCCGCGCGCTTCAGGCCGCAGGCTTCACCGTCACCTCGATCCGTGACGTGACCACGATCCCGCACAACGGTTGCCGTCCCCGCAAGCGTCGGCGCGTTTGA
- the rpsM gene encoding 30S ribosomal protein S13 produces MARIAGVNIPTNKRVLIALQYIHGIGQKIAGEILEKVKIPEDRRVNQLSDAEVLQIREVIDRDYLVEGDLRREVGINIKRLMDLGCYRGLRHRRGLPVRGQRTHTNARTRKGPAKAIAGKKK; encoded by the coding sequence GTGGCCCGTATTGCCGGCGTGAACATCCCGACCAACAAGCGCGTGCTGATCGCGCTCCAGTACATCCATGGCATCGGCCAGAAGATCGCTGGCGAGATTCTCGAAAAGGTGAAGATCCCCGAGGATCGTCGCGTCAATCAGCTGAGCGATGCCGAAGTGCTCCAGATCCGCGAAGTGATCGACCGCGACTATCTCGTCGAGGGCGACCTGCGTCGTGAGGTCGGCATCAACATCAAGCGTCTGATGGACCTCGGCTGCTATCGCGGCCTGCGTCATCGTCGCGGCCTGCCGGTGCGCGGCCAGCGTACCCACACCAATGCGCGCACGCGCAAGGGTCCGGCCAAGGCCATCGCCGGCAAGAAGAAGTAA
- a CDS encoding adenylate kinase — protein sequence MRIILLGPPGSGKGTQAQLLVERYGIVQLSTGEMLRAAVAAGTPVGLKAKEIMASGALVPDEVVVGIISDRIDQPDARNGFILDGFPRTVPQAEALDDLLKHKHLKLDAVIELRVNESALLHRVETRVAQMRERGEEVRLDDTPEVLTKRLANYRNQTEPLIHYYSERRKLSTIDGMMAIDEVTRAIHRQLLALGAFEARTNAKSVAKAGPAKKAKASKKASKKAGKAAKTTKKPAKSAKKAAKATVRGPKKAAKKAGKKAAGKTVKKAAKKASPKTARKAVKKGAKKAAKKVTKRRAKR from the coding sequence ATGAGAATTATACTTCTTGGACCGCCGGGGTCGGGCAAGGGGACCCAGGCGCAGCTGCTGGTCGAGCGCTATGGCATCGTCCAGCTCTCGACCGGCGAGATGCTGCGTGCGGCCGTGGCGGCCGGAACGCCGGTCGGGCTGAAGGCCAAGGAGATCATGGCCAGCGGTGCTCTCGTGCCCGACGAGGTCGTGGTCGGAATCATCTCCGATCGGATCGATCAGCCGGACGCCCGCAACGGCTTCATCCTCGACGGTTTCCCGCGCACGGTGCCTCAGGCCGAGGCGCTGGACGATCTGCTCAAGCACAAGCACCTCAAGCTCGACGCCGTGATCGAGCTCCGCGTCAACGAGAGCGCGCTGCTGCACCGTGTCGAGACCCGCGTCGCCCAGATGCGTGAGCGCGGGGAGGAGGTCCGACTCGACGACACCCCGGAGGTCCTGACCAAGCGGTTAGCCAACTACCGCAACCAGACGGAACCGCTGATTCACTACTATTCCGAGCGGCGCAAGCTCTCGACCATCGACGGTATGATGGCCATCGACGAGGTCACCCGCGCCATCCATCGACAGCTCCTGGCGCTGGGGGCATTCGAAGCCAGGACCAACGCCAAAAGCGTAGCCAAGGCTGGCCCGGCCAAGAAGGCCAAGGCCAGCAAGAAGGCGAGCAAGAAGGCTGGGAAAGCAGCCAAAACGACCAAAAAGCCCGCCAAATCGGCTAAAAAGGCCGCCAAGGCGACGGTGAGGGGCCCCAAGAAGGCGGCCAAGAAGGCCGGCAAGAAGGCCGCCGGGAAGACCGTCAAGAAAGCCGCGAAAAAGGCGTCCCCAAAGACCGCCAGGAAGGCTGTCAAAAAGGGTGCCAAGAAGGCCGCAAAAAAGGTCACGAAAAGGCGAGCCAAACGCTAG
- the secY gene encoding preprotein translocase subunit SecY: MASAAEQLAANLNFGAFAKADELKKRIWFTLGALLVYRLGTYIPLPGIDPNIWEQVFRSQAGGILGMFNMFAGGGIHRMAIFALNIMPYISASIIIQLLTTVSPQLEALKKEGESGRKLLNQYTRYLTVILAAFQSYGIAVGLEGAGNVVSDPGLFFRLSTAITLTGGTMFLMWLGEQITSRGIGNGISLIILSGIVAELPAALANMLELGRQGAMSTGLILVVIIMAVAVIAFIVFMERAQRRLLIQYPKRQVGNKMFEGQSSHLPLKLNTSGVIPPIFASSLLLLPTTVANFNAGSGPEWFQWITTQLGHGRPLFLIMYLALIVFFAFFYTAIVFNPTETADNLKKHGGFIPGIRPGERTAEYIDYVLSRITVLGAVYLAIVCLIPEILISYASVPFYFGGTSLLIVVSVTMDTVAQVQGYLLAHQYEGLIRKSKLRGRRR, encoded by the coding sequence ATGGCCTCTGCAGCGGAACAACTGGCAGCCAATCTCAATTTCGGTGCGTTCGCCAAGGCTGACGAACTGAAGAAGCGCATCTGGTTCACCCTGGGTGCGTTGCTCGTTTATCGGCTCGGGACCTACATCCCGCTCCCCGGCATCGACCCCAATATCTGGGAGCAGGTGTTCCGCTCCCAGGCGGGCGGCATCCTCGGCATGTTCAACATGTTCGCCGGCGGCGGCATCCACCGCATGGCGATCTTCGCGCTGAACATCATGCCGTATATCTCGGCCTCGATCATCATCCAGCTCCTCACCACCGTCTCGCCGCAACTCGAGGCGCTGAAGAAGGAAGGCGAGTCCGGCCGCAAGCTGCTGAACCAGTACACCCGCTATCTCACCGTGATCCTGGCCGCGTTCCAGTCCTACGGAATCGCGGTGGGCCTCGAGGGCGCCGGCAACGTCGTCAGCGACCCCGGCCTGTTCTTCCGTCTGTCCACTGCGATCACGCTGACCGGCGGCACCATGTTCCTGATGTGGCTGGGCGAGCAGATCACCTCGCGCGGCATCGGCAACGGCATCTCGCTGATCATTCTGTCCGGCATCGTCGCCGAGCTGCCCGCCGCGCTCGCCAACATGCTCGAGCTCGGTCGTCAGGGCGCGATGTCGACCGGCCTGATCCTGGTCGTCATCATCATGGCGGTCGCCGTGATCGCCTTCATCGTGTTCATGGAGCGCGCGCAGCGCCGCCTCCTGATCCAGTATCCGAAGCGCCAGGTCGGCAACAAGATGTTCGAGGGCCAGTCCTCGCATCTGCCGCTCAAGCTCAATACCTCCGGCGTGATCCCGCCGATCTTCGCGTCCTCGCTGCTCTTGCTGCCGACCACGGTGGCGAACTTCAACGCGGGAAGCGGGCCGGAATGGTTCCAGTGGATCACCACCCAGCTCGGCCACGGCCGTCCGCTGTTCCTGATCATGTATCTGGCGCTGATCGTGTTCTTCGCCTTCTTCTACACCGCGATCGTGTTCAACCCGACCGAGACCGCGGACAATCTGAAGAAGCACGGCGGCTTCATTCCGGGCATCCGTCCCGGCGAACGCACCGCGGAATATATCGACTACGTGCTGTCGCGCATCACCGTGCTCGGTGCGGTCTATCTGGCGATCGTCTGCTTGATCCCGGAAATCCTGATCTCCTATGCTTCGGTGCCGTTCTACTTCGGCGGCACCTCGCTGCTGATCGTGGTCAGCGTCACCATGGACACGGTGGCGCAGGTGCAGGGCTATCTGCTGGCGCATCAGTATGAAGGCCTGATCCGCAAGTCGAAGCTGCGCGGGCGCCGCCGCTAG
- the rplO gene encoding 50S ribosomal protein L15: MKLSDIADNAGSRKKRMRVGRGIGSGKGKQSGRGGKGQTARSGVRIKGFEGGQMPLHRRLPKRGFNNIFRVEFAEINLDRLQEAVDAKKIDAGSVVTIESLVKGGVLRRPKGGLRLLGRGELKSKLNIEVHGATKTAIAAVEKAGGSVKILAPAKEEGEAA; the protein is encoded by the coding sequence ATGAAGCTCAGCGATATCGCCGACAACGCCGGCTCGCGCAAGAAGCGTATGCGCGTCGGCCGTGGCATTGGTTCGGGCAAGGGTAAGCAGTCCGGCCGCGGCGGCAAGGGCCAGACCGCGCGTTCGGGCGTGCGCATCAAGGGTTTCGAAGGCGGCCAGATGCCGTTGCATCGCCGTCTGCCCAAGCGCGGCTTCAACAACATCTTCCGCGTCGAGTTCGCCGAGATCAATCTCGACCGGCTCCAGGAAGCGGTCGATGCCAAGAAGATCGACGCCGGCAGCGTCGTGACCATCGAGTCCCTGGTGAAGGGTGGCGTTCTGCGCCGGCCCAAGGGTGGCCTGCGGCTGCTCGGCCGCGGCGAGCTCAAGTCCAAGCTCAACATCGAAGTCCACGGCGCCACCAAGACCGCGATCGCCGCGGTCGAGAAAGCCGGCGGCTCGGTGAAGATCCTCGCCCCTGCCAAGGAAGAAGGCGAGGCGGCGTAA
- the rpmD gene encoding 50S ribosomal protein L30, which produces MAKDAAKSSKTIKLEQTGSAIRRHHSQRSTLIGLKLNKIGRTSELQDTPAVRGMIEKVHHLVRIVDEK; this is translated from the coding sequence ATGGCCAAGGACGCAGCTAAGTCCAGCAAGACGATCAAGCTCGAGCAGACCGGCAGCGCGATCCGCCGCCATCACTCGCAGCGTTCGACGCTGATCGGGCTCAAGCTCAACAAGATCGGTCGCACCAGCGAACTGCAGGACACCCCGGCAGTCCGTGGCATGATCGAGAAGGTTCATCATCTCGTTCGCATCGTCGACGAGAAGTAA
- the rpsE gene encoding 30S ribosomal protein S5: MAEREQRGGRDQRGGGGRERREREERDSEFVDKLVHINRVAKVVKGGKRFGFAALVVIGDQKGRAGFGHGKAREVPEAIRKATESAKRNLTRVSLREGRTLHHDIAGRHGAGRVYLRAAPAGTGIIAGGPMRAVFETLGVQDVVAKSIGSSNPYNMVRATFDALKHQDSPRSVAARRNIKVSTLQSRRIGGDAEAAAD, encoded by the coding sequence ATGGCAGAACGCGAACAACGTGGTGGACGCGATCAACGCGGCGGCGGCGGACGTGAACGCAGGGAGCGCGAGGAGCGCGACAGCGAGTTCGTCGACAAGCTCGTCCACATCAACCGCGTTGCCAAGGTCGTCAAGGGCGGCAAGCGCTTCGGTTTCGCAGCGCTGGTCGTGATCGGCGACCAGAAGGGCCGCGCCGGCTTCGGTCACGGCAAGGCGCGCGAAGTGCCGGAAGCGATCCGCAAGGCCACCGAGTCCGCCAAGCGCAACCTGACCCGCGTGTCGCTGCGCGAGGGCCGTACGCTGCATCACGACATCGCCGGCCGTCATGGCGCTGGCCGTGTCTACCTGCGCGCGGCTCCGGCCGGTACCGGCATCATCGCCGGCGGCCCGATGCGCGCCGTGTTCGAGACGCTCGGCGTCCAGGACGTGGTAGCCAAGTCGATCGGCTCGTCGAACCCCTACAACATGGTTCGCGCGACCTTCGACGCGCTGAAGCATCAGGATTCGCCGCGTTCGGTCGCAGCCCGCCGCAACATCAAGGTGTCCACTCTGCAGTCGCGCCGGATCGGTGGCGATGCCGAGGCGGCTGCCGACTAA
- the rplR gene encoding 50S ribosomal protein L18 gives MSKAKVTNARRKRSVRLKLRRSGGGRPRLSVFRSSKHIYAQVIDDLKGETLASASSLEKSMRDGGKTGADIDAAKAVGKLLAERAAEKGVKEVVFDRGSYLYHGRVKALADAARESGLSF, from the coding sequence ATGTCGAAAGCCAAGGTTACGAATGCCCGGCGCAAGCGCAGTGTACGGCTGAAGCTGCGCCGCTCCGGTGGCGGCCGTCCGCGCCTGTCGGTGTTCCGCTCGTCCAAGCACATCTACGCCCAGGTCATCGACGACCTGAAGGGCGAGACGCTGGCCTCTGCCTCGTCGCTCGAGAAGTCGATGCGCGACGGCGGCAAGACCGGCGCCGACATCGATGCGGCGAAGGCGGTCGGCAAGCTGCTGGCCGAGCGCGCCGCCGAGAAGGGCGTCAAGGAAGTCGTGTTCGATCGCGGCAGCTACCTCTATCACGGGCGCGTCAAGGCTCTGGCCGATGCAGCGCGTGAGAGCGGGCTGAGCTTCTAA
- the rplF gene encoding 50S ribosomal protein L6 — protein sequence MSRVGKRPVPVPSGVTATVDGQTVKMKGPKGQLQFVVHDDVEVKLEDGQVKVNPRVETNRARALYGTARAQVANLVEGVTKGFEKKLEITGVGYRAAMQGKNLQLALGYSHDVVYTIPEGITITVPKPTEITVTGSDIQRVGQVAAEIRSYRPPEPYKGKGVKYVGEFIFRKEGKKK from the coding sequence ATGTCACGTGTTGGCAAAAGGCCTGTGCCGGTTCCGTCGGGTGTTACCGCGACCGTCGATGGGCAGACCGTCAAGATGAAGGGCCCGAAGGGCCAGCTTCAGTTCGTCGTTCATGACGACGTCGAGGTGAAGCTCGAGGACGGCCAGGTGAAGGTGAACCCGCGGGTCGAGACCAATCGCGCGCGGGCGCTGTACGGCACCGCTCGCGCCCAGGTCGCGAATCTGGTCGAAGGCGTCACCAAGGGCTTCGAGAAGAAGCTCGAGATCACCGGCGTCGGTTACCGCGCCGCGATGCAGGGCAAGAACCTGCAGCTCGCGCTCGGCTACAGCCACGACGTGGTCTATACGATCCCGGAGGGGATCACGATCACGGTGCCGAAGCCGACCGAGATCACGGTGACCGGCAGCGACATCCAGCGCGTCGGCCAGGTCGCCGCCGAGATTCGCTCGTATCGTCCGCCGGAGCCCTACAAGGGCAAGGGCGTGAAGTATGTTGGCGAATTCATCTTCCGCAAGGAAGGCAAGAAGAAGTAA
- the rpsH gene encoding 30S ribosomal protein S8 — protein sequence MSTHDPISDLITRIRNAQMRSKSKVSTPGSRMRENVLEVLKSEGYIRGYATLEHSSGRSEIEIELKYFDGEPVIREIERVSKPGRRVYASVKNLPRVNNGLGISVLSTPKGIMADHSAREANVGGEVLFTVF from the coding sequence ATGTCTACGCACGATCCAATCAGCGATCTGATCACCCGCATCCGCAACGCGCAGATGCGCTCCAAGTCCAAGGTCTCGACGCCTGGCTCGAGGATGCGCGAGAACGTGCTCGAGGTCCTCAAGAGCGAGGGCTACATCCGCGGTTACGCCACGCTCGAGCATTCCTCGGGCCGCAGCGAGATCGAGATCGAGCTGAAGTATTTCGACGGCGAGCCCGTCATCCGCGAGATCGAACGTGTTTCCAAGCCCGGGCGTCGCGTTTACGCCTCGGTGAAGAACCTGCCGCGGGTCAACAATGGGCTCGGCATTTCGGTGTTGTCGACGCCGAAGGGGATCATGGCCGACCACAGCGCGCGCGAAGCGAATGTGGGCGGTGAAGTCCTCTTCACGGTGTTCTGA
- the rpsN gene encoding 30S ribosomal protein S14: MAKKSSIEKNNRRKRMTKNAAPKRERLKAIIADKTLPMEERFAATLKLAEMPRNSSATRIRLRCELSGRSRSNYRKTKLSRIAMRELGSKGMVPGLVKSSW; this comes from the coding sequence ATGGCAAAGAAGAGTTCAATCGAGAAGAACAACCGGCGCAAGCGGATGACGAAGAACGCCGCCCCGAAGCGCGAGCGTTTGAAGGCGATCATCGCCGACAAGACGCTGCCGATGGAGGAGCGGTTCGCCGCGACCCTGAAGCTTGCGGAAATGCCGCGCAACTCGTCGGCGACCCGCATCCGCCTGCGTTGCGAGCTGTCGGGCCGTTCGCGTTCGAACTACCGCAAGACCAAACTGTCCCGCATCGCGATGCGCGAACTTGGCTCCAAGGGCATGGTCCCGGGCCTCGTGAAGTCCAGCTGGTAA
- the rplE gene encoding 50S ribosomal protein L5: MAEAAYTPRLRAEYDAKIRTEMTEKFGYENVMQVPRLDKVVLNMGVGDSVNDRKKAETAASELTQIAGQKAIVTYSRIAIATFKLRENQPIGCKVTLRKARMYEFIDRLVTVALPRVRDFRGLNPKSFDGRGNYSLGIKEHIIFPEIDFDKVTEARGMDITVCTTAKTDDEARALLTAFNFPFRQ; the protein is encoded by the coding sequence ATGGCTGAGGCCGCTTACACCCCGCGCCTGCGCGCGGAATACGATGCGAAGATCCGCACGGAAATGACCGAGAAGTTCGGTTATGAGAACGTGATGCAGGTTCCGCGCCTGGACAAGGTCGTGCTGAACATGGGCGTCGGCGATTCCGTCAACGACCGCAAGAAGGCCGAGACCGCCGCCAGCGAGCTGACCCAGATCGCAGGCCAGAAGGCCATCGTGACCTACTCGCGTATCGCGATCGCGACCTTCAAGCTGCGTGAAAACCAGCCGATCGGCTGCAAGGTCACGCTGCGCAAGGCCCGCATGTACGAGTTCATTGATCGCCTGGTGACGGTCGCGCTGCCGCGCGTCCGCGACTTCCGCGGCCTGAACCCGAAGAGCTTCGACGGCCGCGGCAATTATTCGCTCGGCATCAAGGAGCACATCATTTTCCCCGAGATCGACTTCGACAAGGTCACGGAAGCCCGCGGTATGGACATCACTGTCTGCACCACGGCCAAGACCGACGACGAGGCGAGGGCCTTGTTGACCGCTTTCAATTTCCCGTTCCGGCAGTGA